A genomic segment from Desulfuromonadales bacterium encodes:
- a CDS encoding ATP-grasp domain-containing protein, which yields MLILDWPYVSRLLEETAVRNRLPVLAAEGLPLMLGEQMERLAEATFFARFRQAARPRLYTNSENALACIERNLGDTPLWQATLLLKDKDEFRRRTRPLYPHVHFRHLRLEELSRVSAADLSFPVVLKPAVGFFSMGVHRVVDAGAWARLVRELPAELARLRGLYPGCVIGLEEFLVEEYLEGEELAVDAYFDGEGRPVVLNIFQHLFAGPEDTSDRVYFTGREVIEEWRPLCERELARIGELCGLRDFPVHAEFRRTPRGIVPVEVNPLRFAGWGTTDLAWFAYGINPYEAFLFGRPPDWGTILSRCSKEHFFFNIADLPPTLDRSRIRAVRYDELRRLFGTVLDCRRTDFRHYPVLAVIFTRSPGFAEAERFLREDFTRFLIT from the coding sequence ATGCTGATCCTCGACTGGCCCTACGTTTCGCGTCTGCTCGAAGAGACCGCTGTTCGTAACCGCCTTCCGGTCCTTGCCGCCGAAGGGCTGCCCCTCATGTTGGGGGAGCAGATGGAGCGGCTGGCGGAGGCGACCTTTTTCGCCCGCTTCCGGCAGGCGGCGAGACCGCGGCTCTATACCAACTCCGAAAACGCCCTGGCCTGCATCGAGCGAAACCTGGGCGACACTCCCCTCTGGCAGGCCACGCTTCTGCTCAAGGACAAGGATGAATTCCGCCGGCGCACCCGGCCTCTCTATCCCCACGTCCATTTTCGGCACCTGCGGCTGGAGGAACTCTCCCGGGTGAGTGCGGCCGACCTCTCCTTCCCGGTGGTGCTCAAGCCGGCGGTGGGCTTCTTCAGCATGGGGGTGCACCGGGTCGTCGATGCGGGAGCCTGGGCCCGCCTGGTCCGTGAGCTGCCTGCCGAACTGGCCAGGCTGCGCGGACTCTATCCCGGCTGCGTGATCGGCCTGGAGGAGTTTCTCGTCGAGGAGTACCTGGAAGGGGAGGAACTGGCCGTCGATGCCTACTTTGATGGGGAGGGGCGGCCGGTGGTGCTGAACATCTTCCAGCACCTCTTCGCCGGGCCGGAGGACACCAGCGATCGCGTCTACTTCACGGGGCGGGAGGTCATCGAGGAGTGGCGGCCGCTCTGCGAACGGGAACTGGCAAGGATCGGCGAACTCTGCGGTCTGCGGGATTTTCCGGTTCACGCCGAGTTTCGCCGCACGCCTCGCGGCATCGTCCCCGTCGAGGTCAACCCGCTGCGCTTCGCCGGCTGGGGCACCACCGACCTGGCGTGGTTCGCCTACGGGATCAATCCCTATGAGGCCTTCCTCTTCGGCCGGCCCCCCGATTGGGGGACGATCCTGTCCCGCTGCAGCAAGGAGCATTTCTTCTTCAACATCGCCGACCTTCCCCCGACTCTCGACCGCAGCCGCATCCGCGCCGTCCGCTACGATGAACTGCGGCGCCTCTTCGGCACCGTCCTCGACTGCCGCCGCACCGACTTCCGCCATTACCCGGTGCTGGCCGTCATCTTCACCCGCTCGCCCGGCTTTGCCGAGGCCGAGCGCTTTCTGCGCGAGGACTTCACCCGCTTCCTGATCACCTGA